A genome region from Pseudomonas sp. S06B 330 includes the following:
- a CDS encoding DUF4136 domain-containing protein, translated as MSYRLAMGLLCLALAGCQNSNPYVASSLPLPPAPPQAANTFDASAYPAPPRDFGRYRSWTWQNGQLPSGTALAEPAQIADAVSSALDQHGLRPARNGQSGDLLVSANVQLERRLRQVREDYYPYDNYPYGYPYGGYVGAGRYYNGYGVYGSVPVVRTYEVEVVVVYVDLYDARDGQAVWSTSAETSSQGSQGERAEALRKSVNKALSGYPPS; from the coding sequence ATGTCGTATCGTTTGGCTATGGGCCTGCTGTGCCTGGCCCTGGCAGGCTGCCAGAACAGCAACCCCTATGTCGCCAGCTCCCTGCCACTGCCACCAGCGCCGCCGCAGGCGGCCAACACTTTCGATGCCAGCGCCTACCCTGCGCCACCACGGGATTTTGGCCGCTACCGCAGTTGGACCTGGCAAAACGGCCAGTTGCCATCCGGCACGGCCCTGGCCGAGCCTGCGCAAATCGCCGACGCGGTCAGCAGTGCCCTGGACCAGCATGGCCTGCGCCCGGCGCGCAATGGCCAGAGCGGTGACCTGCTGGTCAGTGCCAACGTGCAACTGGAGCGGCGTTTGCGCCAGGTACGTGAAGACTACTATCCCTACGATAACTATCCCTACGGCTACCCCTATGGCGGATACGTCGGTGCCGGCCGCTACTACAACGGCTACGGGGTGTATGGCAGCGTTCCAGTGGTGCGCACCTACGAGGTTGAAGTCGTGGTGGTCTACGTCGACCTGTATGACGCCCGCGACGGCCAAGCGGTGTGGAGCACCAGCGCCGAAACCAGCAGCCAGGGCTCCCAAGGCGAACGCGCAGAGGCTTTACGCAAGTCAGTGAACAAGGCCCTTAGCGGCTATCCTCCCAGCTAA
- a CDS encoding bile acid:sodium symporter family protein translates to MHALKHFKRVVTDWFLCGMFLATFLAWLFPGFGRSGGAMHAEYVINVGVFLVFFLHGINLSGEQIGQGLKSGRLHMMVQGFTFIVFPLLWWLADTLLGNHVPALLMLGFFYLCALPSTISSSVALTGSAGGNVPAAILNASLSSVLGIFLTPWLVSLVVGTGSNGIDLGATLLDLCTLLLLPLVLGQLLRPWLGRFFARHKRYTNIIDKLVILLLVYAAFCNSMVSGMWQQQGRAVLITAFVGSALLLALILWLTTRSARALRLSPADEVAAVFCASKKSLAAGAPMAALIFGAHPGLGLILLPIMIYHPLQLIVCSIMAEHYASRPALLTTSLVSAQ, encoded by the coding sequence ATGCATGCACTCAAGCACTTCAAACGCGTAGTAACCGACTGGTTCCTCTGCGGTATGTTCCTTGCCACTTTTCTAGCCTGGTTGTTTCCCGGTTTTGGCCGCAGCGGCGGAGCGATGCACGCCGAGTATGTCATCAATGTGGGTGTTTTCCTGGTGTTCTTCCTGCACGGCATCAACCTGTCAGGCGAGCAGATTGGCCAAGGACTGAAGAGTGGCCGCCTGCACATGATGGTGCAGGGTTTCACCTTTATCGTCTTCCCGCTGCTCTGGTGGCTGGCTGACACGCTGCTGGGCAATCACGTGCCCGCGCTGCTGATGCTGGGCTTCTTCTACCTGTGCGCCCTGCCTTCGACCATCTCGTCATCCGTGGCATTGACCGGTAGCGCTGGCGGAAACGTGCCTGCGGCGATCCTCAATGCCAGCCTGTCCAGTGTCCTTGGGATTTTCCTTACCCCTTGGCTGGTCAGCCTGGTGGTCGGCACAGGCAGTAATGGCATCGACTTGGGGGCAACGTTGCTCGACCTCTGCACCTTACTGCTGCTGCCGCTGGTCTTGGGCCAATTGCTGCGCCCCTGGCTGGGCCGTTTTTTCGCCCGCCACAAGCGCTACACCAACATCATTGACAAGCTGGTGATCCTGCTGCTGGTCTACGCCGCGTTCTGCAACTCAATGGTCTCGGGCATGTGGCAGCAGCAAGGCCGCGCGGTATTGATTACCGCATTTGTCGGCAGTGCACTGCTGCTGGCGCTGATTCTCTGGTTGACCACCCGCAGCGCCCGGGCCCTGCGCTTGAGCCCGGCTGACGAAGTGGCAGCCGTGTTCTGCGCCAGCAAAAAGTCCCTGGCTGCCGGTGCACCGATGGCCGCGCTGATCTTCGGTGCGCATCCTGGGCTGGGCTTGATCTTGCTGCCGATCATGATCTACCACCCGCTGCAGTTGATCGTCTGCTCAATCATGGCCGAACACTATGCCAGCCGCCCCGCCCTACTTACGACGTCGCTGGTCAGCGCTCAATGA
- a CDS encoding PA4780 family RIO1-like protein kinase → MKTPKRIEPLVEDGLVDEVLRPLMSGKEAAVYVVRCGQQLRCAKVYKEANKRSFRQAAEYQEGRKVRNSRQARAMAKGSKYGRKEAEDAWQNAEVAALFRLANAGVRVPRPYDFLDGVLLMELVADEYGDAAPRLNDVHLEPDQAREYHTFVIRQIVLMLCTGLVHGDLSEFNVLLGPDGPVIIDLPQAVDAAGNNHAFSMLERDVGNMAAYFGRFAPELRQTRYAKEMWALYQAGELLPDSELSGLFEEDQHSADVDGVMREIDAARFDEARRRAAKEDAERGARKEEEPTPPWLQ, encoded by the coding sequence ATGAAGACTCCAAAACGCATTGAACCACTGGTTGAAGATGGACTGGTCGACGAAGTACTTCGACCGCTGATGAGTGGCAAGGAGGCCGCCGTGTACGTGGTGCGCTGCGGTCAGCAACTACGCTGTGCCAAGGTCTACAAGGAAGCCAACAAGCGCAGTTTCCGCCAGGCTGCCGAGTACCAGGAAGGGCGCAAAGTGCGCAACAGCCGCCAGGCCCGAGCCATGGCCAAAGGCTCTAAGTACGGACGCAAGGAGGCCGAGGACGCTTGGCAGAACGCCGAGGTGGCGGCTTTGTTCCGGTTGGCCAATGCCGGTGTGCGGGTGCCTAGGCCCTACGACTTTCTCGACGGCGTGCTGTTGATGGAGCTGGTGGCTGACGAATATGGCGACGCCGCGCCGCGGCTCAACGACGTGCACTTGGAGCCGGATCAGGCGCGTGAGTACCACACGTTCGTGATCCGCCAGATCGTGCTGATGCTGTGCACGGGGTTGGTGCATGGTGACTTGTCGGAATTCAACGTGCTGCTCGGGCCTGACGGCCCGGTGATCATCGACCTGCCTCAGGCGGTAGATGCGGCAGGTAACAACCACGCTTTCAGCATGCTCGAGCGTGATGTCGGTAACATGGCCGCTTACTTCGGACGCTTTGCTCCAGAACTGCGCCAGACGCGCTACGCCAAAGAGATGTGGGCGCTTTACCAGGCCGGTGAGTTGCTGCCGGACAGCGAGCTTAGCGGTCTGTTCGAGGAGGACCAGCACAGCGCCGATGTTGACGGAGTCATGCGCGAAATCGATGCCGCGCGCTTTGATGAAGCCCGTCGACGCGCCGCCAAAGAAGACGCCGAACGGGGGGCGCGCAAGGAAGAAGAGCCCACACCGCCGTGGCTGCAATAA
- a CDS encoding MazG-like family protein: MNLHELTQRLHRIRDTNDWRGFHSPKNLAMAASVEMAELVEIFQWLSEDQSRQLSPEQQEHAGQEVGDVVLYLLLLCSELGLDMEQVVRAKLADSERRFAR, translated from the coding sequence ATGAACCTGCACGAACTGACGCAACGCTTGCACCGTATCCGTGACACCAACGACTGGCGCGGTTTTCACAGCCCGAAAAACCTGGCCATGGCTGCCAGTGTGGAGATGGCCGAACTGGTGGAGATTTTCCAGTGGCTCAGTGAAGACCAGTCGCGCCAGCTTTCGCCTGAACAACAGGAACATGCTGGCCAGGAGGTCGGCGATGTAGTGCTTTACCTGTTGTTACTGTGCAGTGAACTGGGCCTGGACATGGAGCAGGTGGTACGGGCCAAGCTGGCCGACAGCGAACGGCGGTTTGCACGATGA
- a CDS encoding AraC family transcriptional regulator encodes MPINGQQLAPRPIPELERLPRALYARAERLDAGSWTPRHQHDWVQFSYAISGVLGVCTAEGSYFAPPQWGVWIPAGVEHEVVTSMQAEMRSLYVRPEEASWAPGQCRVLEVTPLARELIKQFCSLPVDYDEGNSADARLVAVLLDQLQVLPEVAFSLPLPQHPRLLDLCNELLAHPEQGQTLGQWAQRLNTSEKTLMRLFQRETGLSFRGWRQRMRLLSSLTALEAGQTVTEAALGCGYDSTSAYIAAFKGMFGFTPGGLRL; translated from the coding sequence ATGCCGATTAACGGACAACAGCTTGCACCTCGTCCGATTCCTGAGCTTGAGCGATTGCCTCGGGCGCTGTATGCGCGGGCGGAACGTTTAGATGCTGGGTCTTGGACGCCGCGTCATCAGCATGACTGGGTGCAGTTTTCCTATGCGATCAGTGGTGTGCTGGGCGTTTGTACTGCAGAGGGCAGCTACTTCGCCCCGCCGCAGTGGGGCGTATGGATTCCGGCTGGGGTCGAACACGAAGTGGTGACGTCCATGCAGGCCGAGATGCGCAGTTTATATGTGCGTCCAGAGGAGGCCAGTTGGGCGCCAGGGCAGTGTCGGGTGTTGGAGGTCACGCCGTTGGCGCGCGAGTTGATCAAGCAATTTTGCTCGTTGCCGGTGGACTATGACGAAGGCAACAGTGCTGACGCGCGATTAGTGGCTGTCTTGCTCGACCAGTTGCAGGTGTTGCCGGAGGTGGCCTTTTCTTTGCCATTGCCCCAGCATCCGCGCTTGTTGGACCTGTGCAACGAACTGCTTGCGCACCCGGAACAAGGGCAAACTCTGGGGCAGTGGGCGCAGCGCCTGAACACCTCGGAAAAAACCTTGATGCGTTTGTTCCAGCGCGAAACCGGTTTGAGCTTCCGTGGCTGGCGCCAGCGCATGCGTTTGCTGTCTTCGCTGACGGCCCTTGAGGCGGGGCAGACCGTCACCGAGGCGGCATTGGGCTGTGGTTACGATTCGACCTCGGCTTACATCGCCGCCTTTAAAGGCATGTTTGGCTTCACTCCAGGTGGCCTGCGCCTGTGA
- the cueR gene encoding Cu(I)-responsive transcriptional regulator — protein MNIGQAARRSGLSAKMIRYYESIGLLKPALRSDSGYRLYQQDDLHQLAFIKRSRDLGFSLEEVARLLTLWQDRQRASADVKALASEHIEDLNRRIEELVSLRDTLSELVAHCQGDDRPDCPILKDLAAGASCCH, from the coding sequence ATGAACATCGGCCAAGCTGCTCGCCGCTCCGGTCTGAGCGCCAAGATGATCCGCTACTACGAGTCCATCGGCCTGCTCAAGCCAGCCCTGCGCAGCGATAGTGGCTATCGCCTGTACCAGCAGGACGATTTGCACCAACTGGCCTTCATCAAGCGCTCGCGCGACCTGGGATTCTCGCTGGAAGAAGTCGCCCGTCTGCTGACTCTCTGGCAGGATCGCCAGCGCGCCAGTGCCGACGTCAAGGCGCTGGCCAGCGAGCATATCGAGGACCTTAACCGGCGCATCGAAGAACTGGTCAGCCTGCGCGATACGTTGAGTGAACTGGTCGCCCATTGCCAGGGAGATGACCGCCCCGACTGCCCGATCCTCAAGGACCTGGCAGCCGGCGCCAGCTGCTGTCACTGA
- a CDS encoding MaoC family dehydratase codes for MTRQWQDLSNTDSLSHLYLRAARKRKITGSTLPDTGLRCYLEVQPRRLEAYRKLCHFSDDGRLPPTFPHVMAFALQMQLLTDKAFPFPLLGLVHLHNSIRVLRPLGGISHLRFSVYVDNLQPHEKGATADLITEAEDGLGLIWSETSRMLCRGVKLEAQPTPSEAPDSIALEELTRWYADSDIGRRYAKVCGDYNPIHLSAASAKLFGFPTAIAHGMWSKAMTLAALRSHLPVSGYQVEVDFLKPVRLPGEVILNASPTADQGQLRLDGHGDLVHMRGAWQTLA; via the coding sequence ATGACTCGACAATGGCAGGACCTGAGCAATACCGATTCACTCTCTCACCTCTATCTACGTGCCGCCCGCAAACGCAAGATCACTGGCAGCACCTTGCCTGACACGGGTTTGCGCTGTTACCTGGAAGTCCAACCGCGACGGCTGGAGGCTTACCGCAAACTCTGTCATTTCAGCGACGATGGACGTTTGCCGCCAACCTTCCCACACGTGATGGCCTTCGCGTTGCAAATGCAGTTGTTGACCGACAAGGCCTTCCCATTCCCGTTGCTTGGCCTGGTGCACCTGCACAACAGCATCCGCGTACTGCGCCCACTCGGTGGTATCAGCCACCTGCGCTTTAGTGTGTATGTAGACAACCTGCAGCCTCATGAAAAAGGCGCCACCGCCGACCTGATCACTGAAGCCGAAGATGGCCTGGGCCTGATCTGGAGCGAAACCAGCCGCATGCTCTGTCGCGGGGTGAAACTAGAGGCACAGCCCACCCCTTCTGAAGCGCCTGACAGCATTGCGCTGGAGGAGTTGACCCGCTGGTATGCTGACAGCGACATCGGCCGCCGTTATGCCAAGGTTTGCGGCGACTACAACCCGATCCACCTGAGCGCTGCCAGCGCTAAACTGTTCGGTTTCCCCACCGCCATTGCCCACGGTATGTGGAGCAAAGCCATGACCCTGGCGGCGTTACGCAGCCACCTGCCGGTCAGTGGCTACCAGGTCGAGGTCGACTTCCTCAAACCCGTGCGCCTGCCCGGTGAAGTGATCCTCAACGCCAGCCCCACTGCCGACCAGGGGCAGCTGCGCCTGGACGGCCATGGCGATCTGGTGCACATGCGCGGAGCCTGGCAAACCCTGGCGTGA
- a CDS encoding 3-oxoacyl-ACP reductase — MSDRYIDFANSDLGRRLVGAVGLPSPARLERWQAGRLRPIEGALLLGGGPLANKVEAFAKRLTDDVYSFASPDLSATEWVAGLGSKLKAVVFDASELDDIDQLKQLREFFQPLLRSLAPSAHIVILGRAPEQLDDPLAQVAQRALEGFSRSLAKELRAGGTLQLLYVSDAAEDQLEGALRFFLSPKSAFVSGQVLRLEACSTQVQDWTRPLAGRKALVTGAARGIGAAIAETLARDGADVILLDVPQAKTDLEALAARLGGSSLTLDICAADAAAQLLEGLPEGIDIVVHNAGITRDKTLANMTPEFWDSVLAVNLKAPQLLTQALLDSGALHDNARVVLLASISGIAGNRGQSNYAASKAGLIGLAQAWAPKLAPRGGSINAVAPGFIETRMTAAIPFALREAGRRMSSLGQGGLPQDVAEAIAWLVQPGSGAVNGQVLRVCGQAVMGA; from the coding sequence ATGAGCGACCGCTATATCGACTTCGCCAACTCCGACCTCGGCCGCCGTCTGGTCGGCGCCGTCGGCTTGCCCAGCCCCGCGCGCCTGGAACGTTGGCAGGCCGGTCGCCTGCGGCCGATCGAGGGCGCCCTGCTACTGGGCGGCGGCCCCCTGGCAAACAAGGTCGAGGCATTTGCCAAGCGCCTTACCGATGATGTCTACAGCTTCGCCAGCCCCGACCTGAGCGCTACTGAGTGGGTCGCAGGGCTGGGTTCCAAGCTCAAGGCGGTGGTCTTTGATGCCAGCGAACTGGACGACATCGATCAGCTCAAGCAATTGCGCGAATTTTTCCAGCCACTGCTGCGCAGCCTGGCGCCCAGCGCGCATATCGTGATTCTCGGCCGTGCACCGGAACAACTCGATGACCCGTTGGCTCAGGTCGCCCAACGCGCCCTGGAAGGTTTCAGTCGCTCCCTGGCCAAAGAGCTGCGTGCTGGCGGTACCTTGCAGTTGCTCTATGTCAGCGACGCCGCCGAGGACCAGCTTGAAGGGGCCTTGCGCTTTTTCCTTTCACCCAAGAGTGCCTTTGTTTCCGGCCAGGTCCTGCGCCTGGAAGCTTGCTCCACCCAGGTGCAGGACTGGACCCGGCCATTGGCCGGGCGCAAGGCCCTGGTCACTGGCGCCGCCCGTGGTATCGGTGCCGCGATTGCCGAAACCCTGGCCCGCGATGGCGCCGATGTCATTCTGCTCGACGTGCCTCAGGCCAAGACTGACCTAGAGGCGCTGGCCGCGCGCCTGGGAGGAAGCAGCCTGACCCTGGACATTTGCGCGGCCGATGCGGCCGCACAACTGCTCGAAGGGCTTCCGGAAGGCATCGACATCGTTGTGCACAATGCCGGCATCACACGCGACAAGACCTTAGCCAATATGACCCCGGAATTCTGGGACTCGGTACTGGCAGTCAATCTCAAGGCGCCGCAGTTGCTGACCCAGGCCCTGCTCGACAGCGGCGCCCTGCATGACAACGCCCGCGTCGTACTGCTGGCCTCGATCAGCGGTATCGCCGGCAACCGTGGCCAATCCAACTACGCCGCCAGCAAGGCCGGGTTGATCGGCCTGGCTCAGGCCTGGGCACCGAAGCTGGCACCACGCGGCGGCAGTATCAACGCCGTAGCACCGGGCTTCATCGAAACCCGTATGACCGCGGCCATTCCTTTCGCCCTGCGCGAAGCCGGTCGACGCATGAGCTCCCTGGGTCAGGGTGGCCTACCCCAGGATGTCGCCGAAGCCATCGCCTGGCTGGTCCAGCCCGGCAGCGGCGCGGTCAATGGCCAAGTGCTGCGCGTCTGCGGCCAGGCCGTGATGGGGGCGTGA
- a CDS encoding DUF4136 domain-containing protein: MLCRVVLLSLVMLLGACQSNNATVDFDASRDFAAYRSWVWQEPALQYRPDDPRIKSDLTEQRIRQAVTGQLDQRGLRPAQGNSQGDLKVQSYLIVEQRQQQITTHYGGAWNGYWNGYWGGPMYNETRSVDYKVATIQIDMFDSKDGKLVWRGSAEQIMNNYPPTPEERSSAIYDTVSSALSNYPPTRGTTPSP, from the coding sequence ATGTTGTGCCGTGTCGTTTTACTCTCCTTAGTGATGTTGCTCGGCGCCTGCCAGAGCAACAATGCAACCGTGGATTTCGATGCTAGTCGCGACTTTGCTGCCTATCGCAGTTGGGTGTGGCAGGAACCGGCGCTGCAGTACCGTCCTGACGATCCGCGCATCAAGAGCGACCTGACTGAACAACGCATCCGCCAAGCGGTGACTGGCCAACTTGATCAGCGTGGCTTGCGCCCAGCTCAAGGCAATAGCCAGGGCGATCTGAAAGTGCAGTCCTATCTGATCGTCGAGCAACGCCAGCAGCAGATAACCACCCATTACGGCGGTGCCTGGAACGGTTACTGGAACGGCTACTGGGGCGGGCCGATGTACAACGAAACCCGCAGCGTTGACTACAAGGTGGCGACCATCCAGATCGATATGTTCGACAGCAAGGATGGCAAGCTGGTGTGGCGTGGCAGTGCCGAGCAAATCATGAACAATTACCCGCCAACCCCAGAAGAACGCAGCAGTGCGATCTACGACACCGTGAGCAGCGCCTTGTCCAACTACCCTCCCACTAGAGGCACAACGCCATCCCCCTGA
- a CDS encoding acetyl-CoA C-acetyltransferase, translating into MRSLRRVAIIGGNRIPFARSNGAYATASNQAMLTAALEGLIERFGLHGLQLGEVAAGAVLKHSRDMNLTRECVLGSRLSAQTPAYDLQQACGTGLETALLVANKIALGQIDSGIAGGVDTTSDAPIAVNEGLRRILLQANRGKTLADKLKAFLKLRPGHLTPELPRNGEPRTSLSMGQHCELMAQTWQIPRPAQDELALLSHQHMAAAYADGWHDDLLTPFLGLSRDNNLRADLTLEKLASLKPAFERSDKGTLTAGNSTPLTDGASVVLLGSEDWAREHDLQVLAYLVDGENAAVDFVKGQEGLLMAPAYAVPRLLARNGLRLQDFDYYEIHEAFAAQVLCTLKAWEDPDYCQRRLGLSEPLGGIDRSKLNVKGSSLAAGHPFAATGGRILAHMAKLLATAGKGRGLISICAAGGQGVTAIIER; encoded by the coding sequence ATGCGCTCATTGCGCCGAGTCGCGATCATAGGCGGCAACCGAATTCCCTTCGCCCGTTCCAACGGCGCCTACGCCACTGCCAGTAACCAGGCGATGCTCACGGCAGCGCTGGAAGGGCTGATCGAACGTTTCGGTCTACATGGCCTGCAACTGGGCGAGGTCGCTGCCGGGGCGGTGCTCAAGCACTCGCGGGACATGAACCTGACGCGCGAATGCGTGCTCGGCTCCCGTCTGTCGGCGCAAACCCCGGCCTACGACCTGCAACAGGCCTGCGGCACCGGGCTGGAGACGGCGCTGCTGGTGGCCAACAAGATTGCCTTGGGGCAGATTGACAGTGGCATTGCTGGTGGTGTCGACACCACTTCCGATGCGCCGATTGCCGTTAATGAAGGCTTGCGTCGAATTCTGCTGCAGGCCAATCGCGGTAAGACCCTAGCCGATAAGCTCAAGGCGTTTCTCAAGCTGCGACCGGGCCATCTAACGCCTGAGCTGCCGCGTAACGGAGAGCCACGCACAAGCTTGTCCATGGGCCAGCATTGCGAGCTGATGGCGCAGACCTGGCAGATTCCTCGTCCGGCGCAGGACGAGTTGGCCCTGCTCAGTCACCAGCATATGGCGGCTGCCTATGCAGACGGTTGGCATGACGACCTGCTTACTCCCTTCCTGGGGCTGAGTCGCGACAACAACTTGCGAGCGGACCTGACCCTGGAGAAGCTCGCCAGCCTCAAGCCTGCTTTCGAACGTAGCGACAAGGGCACCTTGACTGCGGGTAACTCGACGCCGCTGACCGATGGCGCCTCAGTGGTATTGCTGGGCAGTGAAGACTGGGCCCGAGAGCACGATCTGCAAGTGCTGGCCTATCTGGTCGATGGTGAGAACGCTGCCGTGGACTTCGTCAAAGGTCAGGAAGGACTGCTGATGGCGCCGGCCTACGCTGTACCGCGTTTGCTGGCGCGCAATGGGCTGCGCTTACAGGACTTTGACTACTATGAAATCCATGAAGCGTTCGCTGCCCAGGTGCTGTGTACCCTCAAGGCTTGGGAGGATCCCGACTATTGTCAGCGTCGGCTGGGATTGAGCGAGCCGCTGGGGGGCATCGACCGCAGCAAGCTCAACGTCAAGGGCAGTTCGCTGGCGGCCGGACATCCGTTTGCAGCCACCGGTGGGCGCATCCTTGCCCACATGGCCAAGCTGTTGGCCACGGCTGGTAAGGGCCGTGGTTTGATCTCGATCTGCGCTGCAGGTGGCCAAGGAGTGACGGCGATCATTGAGCGCTGA
- a CDS encoding heavy-metal-associated domain-containing protein yields the protein MQVFNVQDMTCDHCVKAVTRAVQAQDAAAVVEVDLDQKQVKVQSSLQVPEILQLIREEGYPAEAV from the coding sequence ATGCAAGTGTTCAATGTTCAAGACATGACCTGCGACCATTGTGTCAAGGCCGTGACCCGCGCGGTTCAGGCTCAGGATGCGGCAGCCGTCGTCGAAGTCGATCTGGACCAGAAACAAGTGAAAGTGCAAAGTTCGCTGCAGGTGCCAGAGATTCTGCAGCTGATCCGCGAAGAAGGTTACCCCGCCGAAGCGGTCTGA
- a CDS encoding methyltransferase domain-containing protein, translating to MKDRHFDALATRFAEKIYGGAKGAIRLAVLQADLAETLPERPLRVLDIGAGLGHMALWLAERGHHVTLAEPAAPMLEGARTRFAQAGQAATFIQAPWQDLLGQLTEPYDLVLCHAVLEWLAEPETILPVLHQLTRSDGLLSLAFYNRDALVYRNLLKGHFRKLRRDDMAGEKQSLTPQKPLDPRTLRVQVEDLWQIETESGVRVFHDYMPNEFQAKAELLDLLEMELAHRRHPAFAGLGRYLHWLCRPR from the coding sequence ATGAAAGACCGCCATTTCGACGCCCTGGCCACACGCTTTGCCGAAAAAATCTACGGCGGTGCCAAAGGTGCAATCCGCCTTGCGGTGCTTCAGGCGGACTTGGCCGAAACCCTGCCCGAACGCCCTTTGCGCGTTTTGGATATTGGCGCGGGCCTGGGTCATATGGCCCTGTGGCTGGCTGAGCGCGGTCACCATGTCACCCTCGCCGAGCCCGCCGCACCGATGCTTGAAGGCGCCCGCACGCGCTTTGCCCAAGCAGGGCAAGCGGCAACGTTCATCCAGGCGCCCTGGCAGGACCTGCTCGGGCAACTGACAGAACCCTACGACCTGGTGCTGTGCCATGCGGTACTGGAATGGCTGGCTGAGCCTGAGACCATTCTGCCGGTCCTGCATCAGCTGACCCGTAGTGATGGCTTGTTGTCACTGGCGTTCTACAACCGCGACGCCCTGGTTTATCGCAACCTGCTCAAAGGCCATTTTCGCAAGCTGCGGCGCGATGACATGGCCGGCGAGAAGCAAAGCCTGACCCCGCAGAAACCACTTGATCCACGCACGCTCAGGGTGCAAGTTGAAGATCTGTGGCAGATCGAAACCGAAAGCGGCGTGCGGGTGTTCCACGACTATATGCCCAACGAGTTCCAGGCCAAGGCCGAGCTACTTGATCTGCTGGAAATGGAACTGGCCCATCGACGGCATCCCGCCTTTGCCGGGTTGGGACGCTACCTGCACTGGCTCTGTCGACCACGCTGA